A window from Bacteroidota bacterium encodes these proteins:
- a CDS encoding cytochrome-c peroxidase, whose amino-acid sequence MMSRKLFFLTVITGSVIFLSYLMGACSKSKYEGIGTYMAQEIPAGFPKPPYTFVDNPLNQEGFELGRKLFYDGRLSRDGNFPCASCHEQRGAFGTFEHDRSHGYNNSHTLRNAPPLFNLAWEKEFHWDGEYKTLLQEASHPLNAFDEMGADVAGAVSRLENDEQVKKMFKAAFGSSWITEERIIKALSQFTGNIVSYNSKYDKVKRGELSFTVQEQNGYNVFLSKCISCHPEPMFTDYSYRNIGLPIDPTLNDLGRIRVTGNADDNLKFRVPTLRNVVLTSNYMHDGRFATVAQVINHYRTGVQNSATVDPLVQNGINMTNNEAIDLSVFLKTLSDSSILTNPKYRLP is encoded by the coding sequence ATGATGTCCCGAAAATTATTCTTTCTTACTGTAATAACTGGCTCGGTTATTTTCCTTTCTTATTTAATGGGTGCTTGTTCAAAATCAAAATATGAAGGTATTGGGACTTATATGGCTCAAGAAATCCCGGCAGGATTTCCAAAACCCCCTTACACATTCGTAGATAACCCGCTGAACCAGGAAGGTTTTGAATTAGGTCGCAAATTATTTTATGACGGACGACTTTCACGGGATGGAAATTTTCCCTGTGCAAGTTGCCATGAACAAAGGGGAGCATTTGGAACGTTCGAACATGACCGGAGTCATGGGTATAATAACTCACATACATTGCGTAATGCTCCACCATTATTTAATCTTGCATGGGAAAAGGAGTTTCACTGGGATGGTGAGTATAAAACTTTATTACAAGAAGCAAGTCATCCTCTCAATGCTTTTGATGAGATGGGAGCAGATGTAGCCGGTGCCGTTTCAAGATTGGAAAATGATGAGCAGGTAAAGAAAATGTTCAAAGCTGCTTTCGGCAGTAGCTGGATAACTGAAGAGAGGATCATCAAAGCATTATCACAGTTTACAGGCAATATCGTTTCATATAATTCGAAGTATGATAAAGTAAAAAGAGGCGAGTTAAGTTTTACTGTACAGGAACAAAATGGCTATAATGTGTTTTTGTCAAAATGCATCAGCTGTCATCCTGAACCGATGTTTACAGATTACAGTTACCGGAATATTGGCTTGCCGATCGATCCTACATTAAATGACCTGGGGAGAATAAGAGTGACAGGCAATGCAGATGATAATTTAAAATTCCGGGTACCAACTTTACGAAATGTTGTTTTGACCTCTAATTATATGCATGATGGACGATTTGCAACGGTAGCCCAGGTCATCAATCATTACAGAACCGGAGTGCAGAACAGCGCTACAGTCGATCCGCTAGTACAAAACGGGATCAACATGACGAACAATGAAGCGATCGATCTATCTGTATTTCTGAAAACGCTGAGCGATTCTTCTATTCTTACAAATCCAAAGTATAGACTGCCGTGA